The following are encoded in a window of Sminthopsis crassicaudata isolate SCR6 chromosome 3, ASM4859323v1, whole genome shotgun sequence genomic DNA:
- the RUBCN gene encoding run domain Beclin-1-interacting and cysteine-rich domain-containing protein isoform X3, translated as MRPEGPGMEISCCGETLQEESRREHWQLLSNLKTTVEGLVSANNPNVWSKYGGLERLCRDMKGILYHGLIHDQVCCQQNDYWQFVKDIRWLSPHSALHVEKFISLYENGQPNPDGVRDQAVAELWLQHSLQFHCLSAQLRPLLEDRQYIRKFYTDAAFLLSSAHVAAMLQCLEAVEQNNPRLLAQIDASMFARKHETPLLMTKSQSLTALPGSSNTPPAKYTQQCYFGSFSGPYQSTPIAITDRRPTSFSLSGLPRKPQESKEPAVLAGEQSLQGLPSPAASASARDSPLSSNDMSSSALTSPSEEPWTGSQDDPQSDVNDGPEYLAIGNLGSRARASSCQSNSSNSKSSSSNLFSSSSSQKANSRASSVGEQEGVGQGQVLGVLQRSSFSEGQTLAVSGGAKKSHTRSHSDTNLTSRKVQEGLRNIAVIVEDPIAESRNDSSKLNAPISSSGQNREGSTPSSVDMEYDGNQYLCSGEGMFRRPSEGQSLISYLSEQDFGSCADLEKENAHFSISESLIAAIELMKCNMMNQHLDEEEEDDSDKEIQELKQKIRLRRQQIRTKNLLPAYQETEHGSFLVTSSGSQFSSRDSARLSDSGSTDEVDEFEIQDADIRRSTNSSNRSHLSSESFSHCFLHSTSAEAVAMGLLKQFEGMQLPAASEFEWLVPEHDAPQKLLPIPDSLPISPDDGQHADIYKLRIRVRGNLEWAPPRPQIIFNIHPAPTRKIAVAKQNYRCAGCGIRTDPDYIKRLRYCEYLGKYFCQCCHGNAQGVIPSRILRKWDFSKYYVSNFSKDLLTKIWNDPLFNVQDINSALYRKVKLLNQVRLLRIQLYHMKNMFKTCRLAKDLLDAFDTVPGHLTEDLHLYSLNDLTATKKGELAPQLAELARAGTAHVQHCMLCQAKGFICEFCQNEEDIIFPFELHKCRTCEECKACYHKTCFKSGSCPKCMRLQARREMLAKQSLESCVSDCEEEPAEAVALEAT; from the exons GTATGCTGCCAACAGAATGATTACTGGCAATTTGTGAAGGACATTCGGTGGCTCAGCCCTCATTCGGCCCTTCATGTGGAAAAG TTTATCAGCCTGTATGAGAATGGCCAGCCAAACCCAGACGGTGTGAGGGACCAGGCCGTTGCAGAGCTGTGGCTGCAGCACAGCCTGCAGTTCCACTGCCTGTCTGCTCAGCTGCGGCCCTTGCTGGAGGACAGACAGTACATCAGGAAATTCTACACAG ATGCTGCTTTCCTGCTGAGCAGTGCTCATGTGGCAGCCATGCTGCAGTGCCTGGAGGCAGTAGAACAGAATAATCCTCGGCTCCTGGCTCAGATCGATGCCTCCATG TTTGCCAGGAAGCACGAGACCCCCCTGCTGATGACCAAAAGCCAGAGTCTGACAGCACTGCCTGGCTCATCCAACACCCCTCCTGCCAAGTATACCCAGCAATGTTACTTTGGCTCCTTCTCTGGCCCCTACCAATCTACCCCCATCGCCATCACAg ACAGAAGACccacttccttctccctctctggcCTTCCTCGGAAACCTCAAGAAAGCAAAGAGCCAGCGGTCCTGGCAGGGGAACAGTCCTTGCAGGGCCTCCCTTCTCCTGCAGCCTCTGCATCGGCCAGGGATTCACCGCTCTCCTCAAACGACATGAGCTCCAGTGCCCTGACCAGCCCCAGTGAGGAGCCATGGACCGGCAGCCAGGACGACCCTCAAAGTGATGTCAACGACGGGCCTGAATACTTAGCCATTGGCAACTTGGGCAGTCGAGCCCGTGCCTCCAGCTGTCAGAGTAACAGCAGCAACTCCAAGAGCAGCAGTTCTAACTTATTCTCTTCCAGCAGCTCCCAGAAAGCCAATTCTCGGGCCTCCTCTGTGGGCGAGCAAGAGGGAGTTGGTCAGGGCCAGGTGCTGGGGGTCCTGCAGAGGTCCAGCTTTTCAGAGGGCCAAACACTGGCTGTCTCTGGTGGAGCCAAGAAGAGCCATACCCGCTCACACTCTGACACCAATCTAACTTCTAGGAAAGTCCAAG AAGGCCTCAGGAATATCGCCGTTATAGTTGAAGATCCTATTGCAG AATCCAGAAATGATAGCTCAAAGCTGAATGCACCTATCTCCTCCTCTGGACAAAACAGGGAAGGCAGCACCCCCAGCTCTGTGGACATGGAGTATG ATGGTAATCAGTACCTATGCTCAGGGGAAGGCATGTTCCGAAGGCCTTCAGAAGGACAATCCCTCATCAGCTACCTGTCCGAACAGGATTTTGGTAGCTGTGCAGACCTGGAGAAG GAAAATGCCCACTTTAGCATCTCAGAGTCCCTGATTGCTGCCATTGAACTAATGAAGTGCAATATGATGAACCAACACctagatgaggaagaagaggatgacagTGATAAAGAGATCCAAGAGCTAAAACAAAAAATCCGTCTTCGGCGACAGCAGATCCGTACCAAGAACCTCCTCCCTGCCTACCAGGAGACTGAGCATGGAA GCTTTCTGGTCACTTCCAGTGGCTCCCAGTTCAGCTCACGTGATTCAGCACGACTTTCTGACTCTGGCTCCACTGACGAAGTCGATGAATTTGAGATCCAAG ACGCTGACATCAGGAGGAGCACAAACTCCAGCAACAGATCCCACCTTTCTTCAGAGTCCTT CTCGCACTGTTTTCTGCATTCCACCTCAGCTGAGGCAGTGGCCATGGGGCTCCTGAAGCAGTTTGAAGGGATGCAGCTCCCAGCGGCCTCAGAGTTCGAGTGGTTGGTTCCTGAACACGATGCCCCCCAGAAG CTCCTGCCCATCCCTGATTCATTGCCCATCTCGCCAGATGATGGGCAGCATGCTGACATCTACAAGCTACGCATCAGAGTTCGAGGGAATCTGGAGTGGGCCCCGCCCCGTCCCCAGATCATCTTTAATATCCATCCTGCCCCCAC GAGAAAAATTGCTGTGGCCAAGCAGAATTACCGCTGTGCGGGGTGCGGCATCAGAACAGACCCTG ACTACATCAAGCGGCTTCGGTACTGTGAATATCTGGGCAAGTACTTCTGCCAGTGCTGCCATGGGAATGCCCAGGGGGTCATCCCTAGTCGCATCCTGCGTAAATGGGACTTCAGTAAGTACTACGTCAGCAACTTCTCAAAGGACCTGCTTACCAAGATTTGGAATGATCCACTCTTCAATGTGCAGGACATCAACAGTGCCCTCTATAGGAAGGTCAAGCTGCTTAATCAAGTTCGG CTGTTGCGGATCCAGCTGTACCACATGAAGAATATGTTCAAGACTTGCCGGCTAGCAAAAGA CCTCCTGGATGCCTTTGACACGGTGCCAGGCCACTTGACAGAAGATCTGCACCTGTACTCCCTCAATGATTTGACCGCCACCAAGAAAGGGGAGCTGGCACCTCAGCTTGCGGAGCTTGCCAGGGCAGGCACTGCACATGTGCAGCACTGCATG CTCTGCCAAGCCAAGGGCTTCATCTGTGAGTTTTGTCAGAATGAGGAGGAcatcatttttccatttgaattgcaTAAGTGCCGGACCTGCGAAG AGTGTAAAGCGTGTTACCACAAGACCTGCTTCAAGTCTGGGAGCTGCCCCAAGTGCATGAGGCTGCAAGCGCGGAGGGAAATGCTGGCCAAGCAGAGCCTCGAGTCCTGTGTGTCTGACTGTGAGGAGGAGCCGGCCGAGGCTGTGGCCCTGGAGGCCACCTGA
- the RUBCN gene encoding run domain Beclin-1-interacting and cysteine-rich domain-containing protein isoform X2, whose protein sequence is MRPEGPGMEISCCGETLQEESRREHWQLLSNLKTTVEGLVSANNPNVWSKYGGLERLCRDMKGILYHGLIHDQVCCQQNDYWQFVKDIRWLSPHSALHVEKFISLYENGQPNPDGVRDQAVAELWLQHSLQFHCLSAQLRPLLEDRQYIRKFYTDAAFLLSSAHVAAMLQCLEAVEQNNPRLLAQIDASMFARKHETPLLMTKSQSLTALPGSSNTPPAKYTQQCYFGSFSGPYQSTPIAITDRRPTSFSLSGLPRKPQESKEPAVLAGEQSLQGLPSPAASASARDSPLSSNDMSSSALTSPSEEPWTGSQDDPQSDVNDGPEYLAIGNLGSRARASSCQSNSSNSKSSSSNLFSSSSSQKANSRASSVGEQEGVGQGQVLGVLQRSSFSEGQTLAVSGGAKKSHTRSHSDTNLTSRKVQESRNDSSKLNAPISSSGQNREGSTPSSVDMEYDGNQYLCSGEGMFRRPSEGQSLISYLSEQDFGSCADLEKENAHFSISESLIAAIELMKCNMMNQHLDEEEEDDSDKEIQELKQKIRLRRQQIRTKNLLPAYQETEHGSFLVTSSGSQFSSRDSARLSDSGSTDEVDEFEIQDGSDGSNLIHTSKNGLSVSMASLFSDADIRRSTNSSNRSHLSSESFSHCFLHSTSAEAVAMGLLKQFEGMQLPAASEFEWLVPEHDAPQKLLPIPDSLPISPDDGQHADIYKLRIRVRGNLEWAPPRPQIIFNIHPAPTRKIAVAKQNYRCAGCGIRTDPDYIKRLRYCEYLGKYFCQCCHGNAQGVIPSRILRKWDFSKYYVSNFSKDLLTKIWNDPLFNVQDINSALYRKVKLLNQVRLLRIQLYHMKNMFKTCRLAKDLLDAFDTVPGHLTEDLHLYSLNDLTATKKGELAPQLAELARAGTAHVQHCMLCQAKGFICEFCQNEEDIIFPFELHKCRTCEECKACYHKTCFKSGSCPKCMRLQARREMLAKQSLESCVSDCEEEPAEAVALEAT, encoded by the exons GTATGCTGCCAACAGAATGATTACTGGCAATTTGTGAAGGACATTCGGTGGCTCAGCCCTCATTCGGCCCTTCATGTGGAAAAG TTTATCAGCCTGTATGAGAATGGCCAGCCAAACCCAGACGGTGTGAGGGACCAGGCCGTTGCAGAGCTGTGGCTGCAGCACAGCCTGCAGTTCCACTGCCTGTCTGCTCAGCTGCGGCCCTTGCTGGAGGACAGACAGTACATCAGGAAATTCTACACAG ATGCTGCTTTCCTGCTGAGCAGTGCTCATGTGGCAGCCATGCTGCAGTGCCTGGAGGCAGTAGAACAGAATAATCCTCGGCTCCTGGCTCAGATCGATGCCTCCATG TTTGCCAGGAAGCACGAGACCCCCCTGCTGATGACCAAAAGCCAGAGTCTGACAGCACTGCCTGGCTCATCCAACACCCCTCCTGCCAAGTATACCCAGCAATGTTACTTTGGCTCCTTCTCTGGCCCCTACCAATCTACCCCCATCGCCATCACAg ACAGAAGACccacttccttctccctctctggcCTTCCTCGGAAACCTCAAGAAAGCAAAGAGCCAGCGGTCCTGGCAGGGGAACAGTCCTTGCAGGGCCTCCCTTCTCCTGCAGCCTCTGCATCGGCCAGGGATTCACCGCTCTCCTCAAACGACATGAGCTCCAGTGCCCTGACCAGCCCCAGTGAGGAGCCATGGACCGGCAGCCAGGACGACCCTCAAAGTGATGTCAACGACGGGCCTGAATACTTAGCCATTGGCAACTTGGGCAGTCGAGCCCGTGCCTCCAGCTGTCAGAGTAACAGCAGCAACTCCAAGAGCAGCAGTTCTAACTTATTCTCTTCCAGCAGCTCCCAGAAAGCCAATTCTCGGGCCTCCTCTGTGGGCGAGCAAGAGGGAGTTGGTCAGGGCCAGGTGCTGGGGGTCCTGCAGAGGTCCAGCTTTTCAGAGGGCCAAACACTGGCTGTCTCTGGTGGAGCCAAGAAGAGCCATACCCGCTCACACTCTGACACCAATCTAACTTCTAGGAAAGTCCAAG AATCCAGAAATGATAGCTCAAAGCTGAATGCACCTATCTCCTCCTCTGGACAAAACAGGGAAGGCAGCACCCCCAGCTCTGTGGACATGGAGTATG ATGGTAATCAGTACCTATGCTCAGGGGAAGGCATGTTCCGAAGGCCTTCAGAAGGACAATCCCTCATCAGCTACCTGTCCGAACAGGATTTTGGTAGCTGTGCAGACCTGGAGAAG GAAAATGCCCACTTTAGCATCTCAGAGTCCCTGATTGCTGCCATTGAACTAATGAAGTGCAATATGATGAACCAACACctagatgaggaagaagaggatgacagTGATAAAGAGATCCAAGAGCTAAAACAAAAAATCCGTCTTCGGCGACAGCAGATCCGTACCAAGAACCTCCTCCCTGCCTACCAGGAGACTGAGCATGGAA GCTTTCTGGTCACTTCCAGTGGCTCCCAGTTCAGCTCACGTGATTCAGCACGACTTTCTGACTCTGGCTCCACTGACGAAGTCGATGAATTTGAGATCCAAG ATGGTAGTGATGGGTCTAACCTGATTCATACGTCAAAGAACGGACTGTCAGTGTCCATGGCTTCATTGTTTTCAG ACGCTGACATCAGGAGGAGCACAAACTCCAGCAACAGATCCCACCTTTCTTCAGAGTCCTT CTCGCACTGTTTTCTGCATTCCACCTCAGCTGAGGCAGTGGCCATGGGGCTCCTGAAGCAGTTTGAAGGGATGCAGCTCCCAGCGGCCTCAGAGTTCGAGTGGTTGGTTCCTGAACACGATGCCCCCCAGAAG CTCCTGCCCATCCCTGATTCATTGCCCATCTCGCCAGATGATGGGCAGCATGCTGACATCTACAAGCTACGCATCAGAGTTCGAGGGAATCTGGAGTGGGCCCCGCCCCGTCCCCAGATCATCTTTAATATCCATCCTGCCCCCAC GAGAAAAATTGCTGTGGCCAAGCAGAATTACCGCTGTGCGGGGTGCGGCATCAGAACAGACCCTG ACTACATCAAGCGGCTTCGGTACTGTGAATATCTGGGCAAGTACTTCTGCCAGTGCTGCCATGGGAATGCCCAGGGGGTCATCCCTAGTCGCATCCTGCGTAAATGGGACTTCAGTAAGTACTACGTCAGCAACTTCTCAAAGGACCTGCTTACCAAGATTTGGAATGATCCACTCTTCAATGTGCAGGACATCAACAGTGCCCTCTATAGGAAGGTCAAGCTGCTTAATCAAGTTCGG CTGTTGCGGATCCAGCTGTACCACATGAAGAATATGTTCAAGACTTGCCGGCTAGCAAAAGA CCTCCTGGATGCCTTTGACACGGTGCCAGGCCACTTGACAGAAGATCTGCACCTGTACTCCCTCAATGATTTGACCGCCACCAAGAAAGGGGAGCTGGCACCTCAGCTTGCGGAGCTTGCCAGGGCAGGCACTGCACATGTGCAGCACTGCATG CTCTGCCAAGCCAAGGGCTTCATCTGTGAGTTTTGTCAGAATGAGGAGGAcatcatttttccatttgaattgcaTAAGTGCCGGACCTGCGAAG AGTGTAAAGCGTGTTACCACAAGACCTGCTTCAAGTCTGGGAGCTGCCCCAAGTGCATGAGGCTGCAAGCGCGGAGGGAAATGCTGGCCAAGCAGAGCCTCGAGTCCTGTGTGTCTGACTGTGAGGAGGAGCCGGCCGAGGCTGTGGCCCTGGAGGCCACCTGA
- the RUBCN gene encoding run domain Beclin-1-interacting and cysteine-rich domain-containing protein isoform X7, with protein sequence MRPEGPGMEISCCGETLQEESRREHWQLLSNLKTTVEGLVSANNPNVWSKYGGLERLCRDMKGILYHGLIHDQVCCQQNDYWQFVKDIRWLSPHSALHVEKFISLYENGQPNPDGVRDQAVAELWLQHSLQFHCLSAQLRPLLEDRQYIRKFYTDAAFLLSSAHVAAMLQCLEAVEQNNPRLLAQIDASMFARKHETPLLMTKSQSLTALPGSSNTPPAKYTQQCYFGSFSGPYQSTPIAITDRRPTSFSLSGLPRKPQESKEPAVLAGEQSLQGLPSPAASASARDSPLSSNDMSSSALTSPSEEPWTGSQDDPQSDVNDGPEYLAIGNLGSRARASSCQSNSSNSKSSSSNLFSSSSSQKANSRASSVGEQEGVGQGQVLGVLQRSSFSEGQTLAVSGGAKKSHTRSHSDTNLTSRKVQDGNQYLCSGEGMFRRPSEGQSLISYLSEQDFGSCADLEKENAHFSISESLIAAIELMKCNMMNQHLDEEEEDDSDKEIQELKQKIRLRRQQIRTKNLLPAYQETEHGSFLVTSSGSQFSSRDSARLSDSGSTDEVDEFEIQDADIRRSTNSSNRSHLSSESFSHCFLHSTSAEAVAMGLLKQFEGMQLPAASEFEWLVPEHDAPQKLLPIPDSLPISPDDGQHADIYKLRIRVRGNLEWAPPRPQIIFNIHPAPTRKIAVAKQNYRCAGCGIRTDPDYIKRLRYCEYLGKYFCQCCHGNAQGVIPSRILRKWDFSKYYVSNFSKDLLTKIWNDPLFNVQDINSALYRKVKLLNQVRLLRIQLYHMKNMFKTCRLAKDLLDAFDTVPGHLTEDLHLYSLNDLTATKKGELAPQLAELARAGTAHVQHCMLCQAKGFICEFCQNEEDIIFPFELHKCRTCEECKACYHKTCFKSGSCPKCMRLQARREMLAKQSLESCVSDCEEEPAEAVALEAT encoded by the exons GTATGCTGCCAACAGAATGATTACTGGCAATTTGTGAAGGACATTCGGTGGCTCAGCCCTCATTCGGCCCTTCATGTGGAAAAG TTTATCAGCCTGTATGAGAATGGCCAGCCAAACCCAGACGGTGTGAGGGACCAGGCCGTTGCAGAGCTGTGGCTGCAGCACAGCCTGCAGTTCCACTGCCTGTCTGCTCAGCTGCGGCCCTTGCTGGAGGACAGACAGTACATCAGGAAATTCTACACAG ATGCTGCTTTCCTGCTGAGCAGTGCTCATGTGGCAGCCATGCTGCAGTGCCTGGAGGCAGTAGAACAGAATAATCCTCGGCTCCTGGCTCAGATCGATGCCTCCATG TTTGCCAGGAAGCACGAGACCCCCCTGCTGATGACCAAAAGCCAGAGTCTGACAGCACTGCCTGGCTCATCCAACACCCCTCCTGCCAAGTATACCCAGCAATGTTACTTTGGCTCCTTCTCTGGCCCCTACCAATCTACCCCCATCGCCATCACAg ACAGAAGACccacttccttctccctctctggcCTTCCTCGGAAACCTCAAGAAAGCAAAGAGCCAGCGGTCCTGGCAGGGGAACAGTCCTTGCAGGGCCTCCCTTCTCCTGCAGCCTCTGCATCGGCCAGGGATTCACCGCTCTCCTCAAACGACATGAGCTCCAGTGCCCTGACCAGCCCCAGTGAGGAGCCATGGACCGGCAGCCAGGACGACCCTCAAAGTGATGTCAACGACGGGCCTGAATACTTAGCCATTGGCAACTTGGGCAGTCGAGCCCGTGCCTCCAGCTGTCAGAGTAACAGCAGCAACTCCAAGAGCAGCAGTTCTAACTTATTCTCTTCCAGCAGCTCCCAGAAAGCCAATTCTCGGGCCTCCTCTGTGGGCGAGCAAGAGGGAGTTGGTCAGGGCCAGGTGCTGGGGGTCCTGCAGAGGTCCAGCTTTTCAGAGGGCCAAACACTGGCTGTCTCTGGTGGAGCCAAGAAGAGCCATACCCGCTCACACTCTGACACCAATCTAACTTCTAGGAAAGTCCAAG ATGGTAATCAGTACCTATGCTCAGGGGAAGGCATGTTCCGAAGGCCTTCAGAAGGACAATCCCTCATCAGCTACCTGTCCGAACAGGATTTTGGTAGCTGTGCAGACCTGGAGAAG GAAAATGCCCACTTTAGCATCTCAGAGTCCCTGATTGCTGCCATTGAACTAATGAAGTGCAATATGATGAACCAACACctagatgaggaagaagaggatgacagTGATAAAGAGATCCAAGAGCTAAAACAAAAAATCCGTCTTCGGCGACAGCAGATCCGTACCAAGAACCTCCTCCCTGCCTACCAGGAGACTGAGCATGGAA GCTTTCTGGTCACTTCCAGTGGCTCCCAGTTCAGCTCACGTGATTCAGCACGACTTTCTGACTCTGGCTCCACTGACGAAGTCGATGAATTTGAGATCCAAG ACGCTGACATCAGGAGGAGCACAAACTCCAGCAACAGATCCCACCTTTCTTCAGAGTCCTT CTCGCACTGTTTTCTGCATTCCACCTCAGCTGAGGCAGTGGCCATGGGGCTCCTGAAGCAGTTTGAAGGGATGCAGCTCCCAGCGGCCTCAGAGTTCGAGTGGTTGGTTCCTGAACACGATGCCCCCCAGAAG CTCCTGCCCATCCCTGATTCATTGCCCATCTCGCCAGATGATGGGCAGCATGCTGACATCTACAAGCTACGCATCAGAGTTCGAGGGAATCTGGAGTGGGCCCCGCCCCGTCCCCAGATCATCTTTAATATCCATCCTGCCCCCAC GAGAAAAATTGCTGTGGCCAAGCAGAATTACCGCTGTGCGGGGTGCGGCATCAGAACAGACCCTG ACTACATCAAGCGGCTTCGGTACTGTGAATATCTGGGCAAGTACTTCTGCCAGTGCTGCCATGGGAATGCCCAGGGGGTCATCCCTAGTCGCATCCTGCGTAAATGGGACTTCAGTAAGTACTACGTCAGCAACTTCTCAAAGGACCTGCTTACCAAGATTTGGAATGATCCACTCTTCAATGTGCAGGACATCAACAGTGCCCTCTATAGGAAGGTCAAGCTGCTTAATCAAGTTCGG CTGTTGCGGATCCAGCTGTACCACATGAAGAATATGTTCAAGACTTGCCGGCTAGCAAAAGA CCTCCTGGATGCCTTTGACACGGTGCCAGGCCACTTGACAGAAGATCTGCACCTGTACTCCCTCAATGATTTGACCGCCACCAAGAAAGGGGAGCTGGCACCTCAGCTTGCGGAGCTTGCCAGGGCAGGCACTGCACATGTGCAGCACTGCATG CTCTGCCAAGCCAAGGGCTTCATCTGTGAGTTTTGTCAGAATGAGGAGGAcatcatttttccatttgaattgcaTAAGTGCCGGACCTGCGAAG AGTGTAAAGCGTGTTACCACAAGACCTGCTTCAAGTCTGGGAGCTGCCCCAAGTGCATGAGGCTGCAAGCGCGGAGGGAAATGCTGGCCAAGCAGAGCCTCGAGTCCTGTGTGTCTGACTGTGAGGAGGAGCCGGCCGAGGCTGTGGCCCTGGAGGCCACCTGA